The Stenotrophomonas sp. ASS1 genome segment AAGGCCGCGTCACCGACGCCGACGGCGAGGTGCTGTATGCCGACGACCGGGTGCCGCACGAGGCGATCCGGGTCGACGGCGAGCCGCTGGACCCGCCGGTGGGGCTGTCGATCGCGCTGCACAAGCCGGCCGGCTACACCTGTTCGACCAAGGACACCGGCCGCCTGATCTACGACCTGCTGCCGCCGCGCTTCCGCGACCGCGATCCGGTGCTGTCCACCGTGGGCCGCCTCGACCGCGAGACCAGCGGCCTGCTGCTGCTGACCGACGATGGCGGCCTGCTGCACCGGATCATCTCGCCGAAGTCGAAGCTGCCCAAGGTCTACGAAGTGGAACTGAGCGACGACCTGCGCGGCGACGAAGTGGCGTTGTTCGCCAGCGGTACGCTGATGCTGGAGTCCGAGAAGACCCCCCTGCTGCCGGCTGAACTGGAAGTGCTGGATGCGCGTCGCGCACGCCTGGTACTGCATGAAGGCCGCTACCATCAGGTACGCCGCATGTTCGCCGCCACCGGCAACCGCGTGCAGACCCTGCACCGCAGCCGCGTCGGCGGGCTGGACCTGCAGGGACTGGACGAGGGGCAATGGCGGCAGCTCACCTCCACCGATCTGGATACGCTGTTCGCTCCATGACCACCATCGCTGCGCTGCCGTTCCTGCCCGACGCCGTCATCTTTGACATGGACGGCCTGATGATCGACAGCGAGCGGGTCTCGCTGGCCTGCTGGAGCGAGGCGGCCGACGAATTCGGGCTGGGCCTGGACGAGACCGTGTTCCTGCGCATGGTCGGCCTCGGTGACCGTGACACGCACGCGTTGCTGCGTGCGCAGGGTATCGAGGACAGCGTGATCGAAGCGGTGGCCGCACGCTGCCATGAGCTGTACGAAGCACGCACACAGACCGGCCTGCCGCTGCGTCCGGGCATTCTGGAGCTGCTGGAGCTGCTGAAAGCGCACGCGGTACCGCGCGCGGTGGCAACCACCACGCGGCAGCCGCGGGCCAACCGCAAGCTGGCCGCTGCCGGCCTGCTGCCGTATTTCGATGCCGTGATCACCAGTGGTGATGTGGCGCGGCCGAAGCCGGCGCCGGATATCTACCTGCTGGCCGCGCAGCGGCTGGGCCAGGTGCCCGAGCGCTGCCTGGCGCTGGAAGACTCACCGGCCGGCACGCGTGCAGCGCTGGCTGCCGGCATGACCGTGATCCAGGTGCCGGACCTGGTGCATCCGGATGAAGAGCTGCGCGCACTGGGTCACCGCATCGTCGGCTCGCTGGTGGACGCGCACGCGCTGCTGCTGCCGTTGCTGCCGAGGTAACGGTGGGCGCCGACCGTGGGTCGGCACACCCAATGCCCCGGTAGGTGCCAACCTTGGTTGGCACGCCCAAACGCCCTGGTAGGTGCCGACCTTGGTTGGCACGCCCAAACGCCCCGGTAGGTGCCAACCTTGGCTGGCACGCCCCAAATCTCCGGTAGGTGCCGACCGTTGGTCGGCACGCCTTCCCATCACACCCGGCCGAACACCAGCGCAGCGTTGGTGCCACCGAAGCCAAAGCTGTTGGACATCACCGTATTCAGCTTCTGCTCGCGGCTCTCGCGCAGGATCGGGAAGCTTTCCACCTTCGGGTCCAGTTCGCCGATGTTGGCCGAACCGGCAACGAAGCCATCGCGCATCATCAGCAGGCAGTAGATCGCCTCATGCACGCTGGCCGCACCCAGCGAGTGGCCGGACAACGCCTTGGTCGAGGACAGCGGTGGCACCGCATCGCCGAACACTTCGCGGATCGCGTTGAGCTCGGTGACGTCGCCCAGCGGCGTGGAAGTGCCGTGGGTGTTGAGGTAGTCAAGCGGACGATCGACGCCCTGCAGCGCCATCTTCATGCAGCGCACCGCGCCTTCACCGGACGGCGCGACCATGTCGGCGCCATCGGACGTCACGCCATAGCCGATCAGCTCGGCATGGATGCGCGCACCGCGCGCAACGGCGTGGTCGTAGTCCTCCAGCACCAGCATGCCGCCGCCACCGGCGATGACGAAGCCGTCGCGGTCCTTGTCGTACGGACGCGAGGCGCTGGCCGGGGTCTCGTTGAAGCTGGTCGACAGCGCACCCATCGCATCGAACATCACGCTCATCGACCAGTGCAGGTCTTCACCGCCACCGGCGAACATGATGTCCTGCGCGCCATGGCGGATCATGTCCGCGGCGGCGCCGATGCAGTGCGCCGAGGTCGCGCAGGCGGCCGACAGCGAGTAGCTGACACCCTTGATCTGGTAGGCGGTGGCCAGGCAGGCCGAGACCGTCGAGCACATCGTGCGCGGCACCATGTACGGGCCGACCTTGCGCACACCACGTTCGCGCAGCAGGTCGACTGCGCCGATCTGCCATTCGCTGGAGCCGCCGCCGGAACCGGCGATCAGGCCCGTGCGCAGGTTGCTGACCTGCTCGGGGCTGAGCCCGGCATCGGCGATCGCATCGCGCATGGACAGGTAGGCGAAGGCCGCCGCATCGCTCATGAAGCGCTTCTGCTTGCGGTCGATCAGCGCCTCCAGGTCGAGGTCGACGCGACCGCCTACCTGGCTGCGCAGGCCCGCTTCGGCGTGGTCGGCCAGGGCGGTGATGCCCGAGCGCCCTTCGCGCAGCGCAGCCGAAACGGTATCCAGATCATTGCCGAGGCAGGACGTGATGCCCATGCCGGTGATGACGACGCGACGCATCAGAAGCTCCCGGTTTCAGTGAACAGGCCGACGCGCAGGTCGCGCGCGCTGTAGATTTCGCGGTCATCCACGTACATGCGGGCGTCCGACTGGGCCATCACCAGCTTGCGGTTGATGACACGGCTGATGTCGATCTCGTAGCGCACCAGCTTGGCCTCCGGCAGTACCTGGCCGGTGAACTTCACCTCGCCGCAGCCCAGGGCGCGGCCCTTGCCGGGGGCGCCCAGCCAGGTCAGGAAGAAGCCGGTCAGCTGCCACATGGCATCCAGGCCGAGGCAGCCGGGCATCACCGGGTCGCCGATGAAGTGGCAGCCGAAGAACCACAGGTCCGGGCGGATATCCAGTTCGGCGCGTACCATGCCCTTGCCATGCGGTCCGCCGTCCTCGCGGATGTCGGTGATGCGGTCGAACATCAGCATCGGATCGTTGGGCAAACGGCCGGCGGCGGTGCCGAACAGTTCACCGCGTGCGCTGGCCAGCAGCTGTTCGCGGTTGAACGCGTGGAGACGGGTCATGAAGCACAATCCTGGAAGCGGGGAAACAGGGAAACAAGCGCTCGAGGATGCCCGTGGAAACTGCGCCGATCAAACATTTCAACCGTACGCAACCGTAGTGTTTTCAATGGAATACGCGCATCCTGTTGATGTGCAACGACCATACTTCGGCGTGTGGCCCGTTCGGCACGCCCCCGCCCTTTCCGCCTGACATGACCCGACTGCGCAAGATCATCCACGTCGACATGGACGCGTTCTACGCGTCGGTGGAGCAGCGCGACGATCCGTCACTGCGCGGCAAACCAGTGGTTGTGGCATGGCGTGGTGCACGCTCGGTGGTGTGCGCGGCCTCGTACGAGGCACGCGTGTTTGGCGTGCGTTCGGCGATGCCTGCCGTGCGTGCCGAGCGCCTGTGCCCGGACGCGATCTTCGTGCCGCCGGACTTCGCGCGTTACAAGG includes the following:
- the fabA gene encoding 3-hydroxyacyl-[acyl-carrier-protein] dehydratase FabA, which produces MTRLHAFNREQLLASARGELFGTAAGRLPNDPMLMFDRITDIREDGGPHGKGMVRAELDIRPDLWFFGCHFIGDPVMPGCLGLDAMWQLTGFFLTWLGAPGKGRALGCGEVKFTGQVLPEAKLVRYEIDISRVINRKLVMAQSDARMYVDDREIYSARDLRVGLFTETGSF
- the fabB gene encoding beta-ketoacyl-ACP synthase I encodes the protein MRRVVITGMGITSCLGNDLDTVSAALREGRSGITALADHAEAGLRSQVGGRVDLDLEALIDRKQKRFMSDAAAFAYLSMRDAIADAGLSPEQVSNLRTGLIAGSGGGSSEWQIGAVDLLRERGVRKVGPYMVPRTMCSTVSACLATAYQIKGVSYSLSAACATSAHCIGAAADMIRHGAQDIMFAGGGEDLHWSMSVMFDAMGALSTSFNETPASASRPYDKDRDGFVIAGGGGMLVLEDYDHAVARGARIHAELIGYGVTSDGADMVAPSGEGAVRCMKMALQGVDRPLDYLNTHGTSTPLGDVTELNAIREVFGDAVPPLSSTKALSGHSLGAASVHEAIYCLLMMRDGFVAGSANIGELDPKVESFPILRESREQKLNTVMSNSFGFGGTNAALVFGRV
- a CDS encoding pseudouridine synthase is translated as MKLVKLIANLGYGSRKQVQWMFREGRVTDADGEVLYADDRVPHEAIRVDGEPLDPPVGLSIALHKPAGYTCSTKDTGRLIYDLLPPRFRDRDPVLSTVGRLDRETSGLLLLTDDGGLLHRIISPKSKLPKVYEVELSDDLRGDEVALFASGTLMLESEKTPLLPAELEVLDARRARLVLHEGRYHQVRRMFAATGNRVQTLHRSRVGGLDLQGLDEGQWRQLTSTDLDTLFAP
- a CDS encoding HAD family phosphatase gives rise to the protein MTTIAALPFLPDAVIFDMDGLMIDSERVSLACWSEAADEFGLGLDETVFLRMVGLGDRDTHALLRAQGIEDSVIEAVAARCHELYEARTQTGLPLRPGILELLELLKAHAVPRAVATTTRQPRANRKLAAAGLLPYFDAVITSGDVARPKPAPDIYLLAAQRLGQVPERCLALEDSPAGTRAALAAGMTVIQVPDLVHPDEELRALGHRIVGSLVDAHALLLPLLPR